AGTCTGTGTAAAAACCTGTTGACCAGTTTAGTCTGTGTAAAAACCTGTTGACCAGTTTAGTCTGTGTAAAAACCTGTTGACCAGTCTAGTCTGTGTAAAAACCTGTTGACCAGTTTAGTCTGTGTAAAAACCTGTTGACCAGTTTAGTCTGTGTAAACCTGTTGACCAGTTTAGTCTGTGTAAACCTGTTGACCAGTTTAGTCTGTGTAAATACCTGTTGACCAGTTTAGTCTGTGTAAACCTGTTGACCAGTTTAGTCTGTGTAAAAACCTGTTGACCAGTTTAGTCTGTGTAAAAACCTGTTGACCAGTTTAGTCTGTGTAAACCTGTTGACCAGTTTAGTCTGTGTAAAAACCTGTTGACCAGTTTAGTCTGTGTAAACCTGTTGACCAGTTTAGTCTGTGTAAAAACCTGTTGACCAGTTTAGTCTGTGTAAACCTGTTGACCAGGTTAGTCTGTAAAAACCTGTTGACCAGTCTAGTCTGTATATAATCCTGTTGACCAGTCTAGTCTGTATATAATCCTGTTGACCAGTCTAGTCTGTATAGAAACTTCATGACCAGTTTAGTCTATGTAGAAACCTGTTGACCAGTCTAGTCTGTATATAATCCTGTTGACCAGTCTAGTCTGTATAGAAACTTAATGACCAGTCTAGTCTGTGTAGAAACCTGTTGTATAGTCTGTAGAAACCTGTTGACCAGTCTAGTCTGTAGAAACCTGTTGACCAGTCTAGTCTGTATAGAAACCTGGTGTCTGCATAGAAATGTATTGAAATGTATTGACCAGTTTAGTCTGTGTAAACCTGTTGACCAGGTTAGTCTGTGTAAAAACCTGTTGACCAGTCTAGTCTGTATATAATCCTGTTGACCAGTCTAGTCTGTAAAAACCTGTTGACCAGTCTAGTCTGTATATAATCCTGTTGACCAGTCTAGTCTGTGTAAAAACCTGTTGACCAGTCTAGTCTGTATATAATCCTGTTGACCAGTCTAGTCTGTATAGAAACGTCATGACCAGTTTAGTCTATGTAGAAACCTGTTGACCAGTCTAGTCTGTATATAATCCTGTTGACCAGTCTAGTCTGTATAGAAACTTAATGACCAGTCTAGTCTGTGTAGAAACCTGTTGTATAGTCTGTAGAAACCTGTTGACCAGTCTAGTCTGTAGAAACCTGTTGACCAGTCTAGTCTGTATAGAAACCTGTTGACCAGTCTAGTCTGTAGAAACCGGTTGACCAGTCTAGTCTGTGTAGAAACCTGTTGACCAGTCTAGTCTGTAGAAACCTGTTGACCAGTCTAGTCTGTATAGAAACATGTTGACCAGTCTAGTCTGTAGAAACCTGTTGACCAGTCTAGTCTGTAGAAATCTGTTGACCAGTCTAGTCTGTGTAGAAAAATGTTGACCAGTTTAGTCTGTGTAGAAACCTGTTGGTTGACCAGTCTAGTCTGTGTAGAAACCTGTTGACCAGTCTAGTCTGTAGAAACCTGTTGACCAGTCTAGTCTGTATAGAAACATGTTGACCAGTCTAGTCTGTATAGAAACCTGTTGACCAGTCTAGTCTGTAGAAACCTGTTGACCAGTCTAGTCTGTAGAAACCTGTTGACCAGTCTAGTCTGTATAGAAACATGTTGTCCAGTCTAGTCTGTGTAGACACCTGTTGACCAGTCTAGTCTGTGTAGACACCCATTGACCAGTCTAGTCTGTAGAAAACTGTTGACCAGTCTAGTCTGTGTAGACACCTGTTGACCAGTCTAGTCTGTATAGAAGCATGTTGACCAGTCTATTCTGTAGAAACCTGTTGACCAGTCTAGTCTGTATAGAAACATATTGACCAGTCTATTCTGTAGAAACCTGTTGACCAGTCTAGTCTGTATAGAAAAATGTTGACCAGTTTAGTCTGTGTAGAAACCTGTTGGTTGACCAGTCTAGTCTGTGTAGAAACCTGTTGACCAGTCTAGTCTGTAGAAACCTGTTGACCAGTCTAGTCTGTAGAAACCTGTTGACCAGTCAAGTCTTTACAGAAACCTGTTGACCAGTCTAGTCTGTAGAAACCGGTTGACCAGTCTAGTCTGTGTAGAAACCTGTTGACCAGTCTAGTCTTTATAGAAACCTGTTGACCAGTCAAGTCTTTACAGAAACCTGTTGACCAGTCTAGTCTTTAGAAACCTGTTGACCAGTCTAGTCTGTAGAAACCTGTTGACCAGTCTAGTCTGTGTAGAAACCTGTTGTCCAGTCTAGTCTGTGTAGACACCTGTTGACCAGTCTAGTCTGTATAGAAACCTGTTGACCAGTCTTGTTTGTATAGAAACCTGTTGACCAGTCTAGTCTGTGTAGAAACCTGTTGACCAGTCTAGTCTGTGTAGAAACCTGTTGACCAGTATAGTCTGTGTAGAAACCTATTGACTAACCTGTTTTCTCCCTCACTTCAAAAAGGTCTCATGCTTTGTGATTGTTGGCGCTACACTGTAGTGACCGGGGACTTGGGCTGTATTCAATGAAGTAAAACATTCCTATATAAATGTAAGAAACTGAGCCAACACGATTACATTCTACCTGACACAATCTTTTCTGTTTTACataatacatttctatctgaacattctCTAACCCCTAACTAAAAGTCCTACAAGATTCCTGTAGGATTATTTTGTAAGGTACACTACAACCTTCTAAACAGGCCCCTGCTAAACCAGAACTTTGTTAATCCTTCATTATACTCATGTATGCTTTTCAGCCAAGAGGCACTTGGTCAATCCTGTAAATGTATGGGAAGAGGAAGCCAttacatatattttattttttacaaggaAGTTCATGCAACAGATTTGAATGTCTTGGTATGTGGCATCTTAACTCTGCCATATTTAAGCTCTAGggatcagatctttttcagaactgatctgattggtcaaaaggccTATTAGTGGAAATTATCAGAAATGGGCTGCTTGTATAAATGTAGCCTAAATTACAGGATGGCAAACACAGGGCCATATCCTATCTCAGGCCCTCTCTCTGGCATTCTGCCCCAGACTTACAGTTCTGCCCTGGACAAAGGCTCCATTGAGTGAGTCCTAGTCAGAATGACTGACCTACAGAATCTACTAGTCAGTTTCAGTTAGGCCTGGCTGCATCAAATGTGCATTACATCACAATACAAGAGCTGTTCAGTTCATGCATAATAACATTATTGTGCAAAATGTTACCATATCTCAGTGAAAGCAAGGAAGTGAAGGAACAGGAGTGAGGTGAACTCAGTCTTCTGGACAGACAAATGATAGCTCCTCCTGCAACAAGGTAGAAGGCCATGGCGAAACATATCACACTTTTTTAAGCTATTCAACTGATCATCCCATAGCAATAAAGGTATTTAAAATATTATGGAGAGTgctgtgcttctccttgttatTCATTGGCCACGTAGACCTATTTGTAATGGTTGCAACATTAGGTGCGATGTCTCATTGTTTGCATACCCTTTCACTGTGGGGAATAGATTGAGAGTGACAAGGTTTACAAACACTCCTTCCTTTCTTGTATTGGGTTTACTGCTCCTGCAGGGGCCATCCATCCCATCTCAAGCCCTTCTCTGGGTGATTCTGCCCTTGACAAAGACCCCATTGCAAGAAAGAGCTACAAGAGGGGGAGGGATTCTTTCCTCTCTCACATTTGAATTGATGCATTAAACATATGCCTCTACGTCAGGGCTGAACTGGCAGAACTTTACTGCAGGCTATACCTGAGTGTGTTCCATGGCATCAGACAGGTACTTTCTTCACCATGGAATTTTGTTACCAACTGTGGTTCACAATGAGGAGAGTCTGAAATATGCCAATGATTTCAAAGTTCAGGACAGCGATGTGTTTGCCATTACTTACCCCAAATCAGGTAATGTATGCAACATATTTCCATATCTCAGTGTGATCTGCCAACTTTGAGGCACCTTCTTCAAATCCAGGGATCAACAACTTGACATAATTTTCATACATTACATAATTTAACCAATTTTGGTGTTGTAACTGCATCTTGGGATGGGTTCAAATCTATCTATTCAACAtttgtattattgtattattagtagtaatattagtatgAGCAATTATTTTAATTATTATGAATTACTTATTATTAGTGTATTATTGTCAATGAATAATGCTGCTATCGGCTGAGTGAATTGTTAGAACGTTTTGGCATCTGCGCACAAATTGCACAAAAGGAATGCACTTCCCTCCCACTTTACTGACTCGCAGACATTGTTTTTCACCGAAAATTAGCATACTTTACTTTAACTCTGTAAATTGTGTTTAAGTATGGCGAATGATGGAAATTATATCGTTTATCACGGTCTTTTGTGCCCGAAAGAAACTCACTCTTTTGAAAGTTTTAAATACGCGGAGGAAATTAAAGTTGAAGATGAAGATATTTTCACAGTGACTTACCCAAAGTCTGGtaagaacatactgtactctaacGTTAGTATGGCTTCATGTCATTTAAAGTTTAGTAGTCGTGGAAAAGTACCAAATTGTCAAACTTGAATAAAagtagataccttaatagaaagttactaaaataaaagtgaaagtcacgtAGCACAATACTAACGTTACTagagtaaaagtctaaatgtatttggttttaaatatacttaagtatcaaaagtaaatctaatttctaaaatatacttaagtatcgaaaGGAAAAgtttaaataatttcaaattccttatattaatcaaagcagacggcaccattttattgtttttaaaatgtaaggATAGCCAAGGGCACACTCAAACACTCAGACGTTATctacaaaagatgcatttgtgttcagtgagtcagccagaccagaggcagtaggaatgacacgtgttctcttgataagggcATGAATTTCAAAATGTTCCTGCCCTGCTGCATTCAAAATTTAGTATTTTTGGCTGTCGGAGAAAATGTAtaaagtaaaaagtacaatactttctttaggaatgtagtgaagtaaaagttgtcaaaaatataaatagcaaagtaCAGATGCCCCTATAAAacgacttaagtaaaaatactttaaagtactatttaagtaGTTTACACCAATGCAGTTTAGTCTCCCAGGCATTGCAGTTGGACATTTTTACATCCCAAAAACTTGTCAGACGAAAGAAAACATGTCATGTGTGTTTTTTATTACTATAATAGGACTTACTTACAATAACTAATTAAGGTAATGTTTACCAGGTACCACATGGATGCAAGAGATTGTACCTTTAGTCCTAAATGGAGGAGACCTTACTCCAGTGCAAACTATTCCCAACTGGGACCGGGTTCCCTGGCTGGAGGAGACACGAGCAGCCCTAGTTCTGGACCGTCTGCCCTCACCACGGGCAATGGTCTCTCATATGCCCTACCATCTCATGCccccctccttcttcccctccAAAGCCAAGGTAGGGCCCTGATCCAGGAACTGAGAGCAACTACTAGACAGTAACAACTGAAGAGACTCTTGCAGTATGTTTAATGGACTGACTTCAGCATTGCAAATTAATAAAACAATTGAAAAAAAATGTGCCTACATGCAATGTAATTAACTTATAATTTAGCTATTACACTGGGCTCTTGAAAGTTTGTCTATGGAACTCATATTTAAGACTTTATTTGCTTTCATTTAGGTCATTTATGTTACCCGGAACCCAAAAGATGTTATGGTGTCATCATTTCACTTCCACAAGATGGCCAGTTTCCTGGATGACCCTGGGACTTTTGATGAGTTTCTAAATAAGTTTCTCTCTGGGCAAGGTGAAAAATGCTaggatatataaataaatgtgaggGACCTTTTGATGCCCATACTAAAGAAGAGGGTAACTGGGTTTGATTGTAATTAACATTTGTTTATCTACACAGTGTTGTTTGGGAAGTGGACAGACCATGTGAAAAGCTGGCGAAATTCAGATCTGGGAGACAGAATCCTATACATTACCTATGAAGAAATGATCAAGGTAAAACACCAATCAATGCAAACTGCCTCAATCCTGCGTGACCAGACTGATAGTGAACTAGGCTAACCCCAGGCCAAACTGCTTACATATGTCTGTTTCTCTCCTGAAGGACCTGCGGGGAGTGCTGGAACGCCTCTCACGGTTCCTTGGTCGGGACCTAAGTGAAGAAACTCTGGATCGTGTAGCCAACCACTGctgtttcagcaacatgaagTTAAATGCAATGTCAAACTACTCCCTGGTGCCACAGGAGATCATGGATAGCAGCAAGTCCACCTTCCTTAGAAAAGGTAATGGAAACTGGCAAGATAGGGGGTAATCACTCCCTGCAGCGGGATAGGAACCCAGAATGTGGCTAGTAGTATAATGTTCTCTCATCATGCGCTACTGCAACCATTTTTTGCTCCCATATATTTCACTGTTCAATTAAAGCACATTCACCTTGTTCTTTCAGGGGTTGCTGGAGACTGGAAAAATCATTTCAGTCCTGAGCAGGATTTCAAATTCACAGCTGTCCTAAAAGAGGAAATGAACGGAACAAACATAAAATTCCCATGGGATGAGGAGTGAACAGGTGGAAATGTACCGACAACATTTTCTTGACATTGCAGGCAGTTAGACAGTGGAGAATTTAAAACAAATGGACTTTCTAAATGCATCTCTGCATCCACAGCACAAGTGTAATGTCACTTATGcatttattcattattatttttcaatcatttatttttctcgctctgcattgttgggaagtaagcatttcagtattagtctacacctgttgtttatgaagcatgtgacaaatacaattcgatTTGAAATGGTCCAAAAGTCCTGCTGCCACAGGAATGACTTGTGGTTAACTGGATATTTTGTAACTTTGTTAGTATTTTGATTGAACTCAGTGCTTGTTGGTTAAGTCAGACCGgctttcaaatcaaagtttattggtcacgtatACAGTTCTGCAGAtattatcgcaggtgcagcgaaatgcttatgtttctagctccaatagtgcagtaatatctagcaatacaataataatacaaGAACCTCCTGGACTATTCTTGTGTAGTTcttatttcacattttttaaatttttacatAAACAACTGGTAGTTGAATACATTTAAATTAGCCATAATCTGGTAATAACAGACTTATCATAAATAGTAAAATACTGTAAGTTATATTACACATTGTATACATCTGACCGTCACATGGTAGTGTGTTTTGTTTTTACTTACTGCTGAGGATTTGTCTAAAGGGTTGTGCTCACATAAAAAGTTTGACTTGCAGGCATAGTCTTCAGATGACAACAGTCCTAATGTAACCATAATAAGTTTCTTGTACAAAAACTTGAGGCTCCTCACTGAAACAATTTAATGAACATTTTCATAACAAGACATAGCAAGACAACCCTTTGGGGATCAGCATTCACTTTCCGGCTCTTGTCAGTTAGGAATCTCCTTATTGACTTCATGAACGATTTGGCATTGAACACATGGTTCGCAGAAAGCAGTCATACACCAGTCATCGCAAATGGTTCCCTGTAGAAATCAACATATTATTAGGGTGGCTAAGTTGATATCAACTTCTCACAGTCCTATGTCGTAGGCCTATAACGATCAGTCCCTAAGCCCTGACTAGCTCTGGCCCTGACAGGGTGAGGATGAGACAGATAACACAAAGGGCTGATTTACAAGACACGGATTacacctagtcctggactaaaaagcat
The genomic region above belongs to Oncorhynchus mykiss isolate Arlee chromosome 3, USDA_OmykA_1.1, whole genome shotgun sequence and contains:
- the sult2st3 gene encoding sulfotransferase family 2, cytosolic sulfotransferase 3 isoform X2, which gives rise to MASDRYFLHHGILLPTVVHNEESLKYANDFKVQDSDVFAITYPKSGTTWMQEIVPLVLNGGDLTPVQTIPNWDRVPWLEETRAALVLDRLPSPRAMVSHMPYHLMPPSFFPSKAKVIYVTRNPKDVMVSSFHFHKMASFLDDPGTFDEFLNKFLSGQVLFGKWTDHVKSWRNSDLGDRILYITYEEMIKDLRGVLERLSRFLGRDLSEETLDRVANHCCFSNMKLNAMSNYSLVPQEIMDSSKSTFLRKGVAGDWKNHFSPEQDFKFTAVLKEEMNGTNIKFPWDEE
- the sult2st3 gene encoding sulfotransferase family 2, cytosolic sulfotransferase 3 isoform X1; the protein is MANDGNYIVYHGLLCPKETHSFESFKYAEEIKVEDEDIFTVTYPKSGTTWMQEIVPLVLNGGDLTPVQTIPNWDRVPWLEETRAALVLDRLPSPRAMVSHMPYHLMPPSFFPSKAKVIYVTRNPKDVMVSSFHFHKMASFLDDPGTFDEFLNKFLSGQVLFGKWTDHVKSWRNSDLGDRILYITYEEMIKDLRGVLERLSRFLGRDLSEETLDRVANHCCFSNMKLNAMSNYSLVPQEIMDSSKSTFLRKGVAGDWKNHFSPEQDFKFTAVLKEEMNGTNIKFPWDEE